In Fluviicola taffensis DSM 16823, the following are encoded in one genomic region:
- a CDS encoding efflux RND transporter periplasmic adaptor subunit, which yields MKTTRNNIRIHFGIACCSLILGACKSNEPEMAIETFTMSDSMLKKCAFYTTSNEVVKNNIRLFGKIEADNNKMAQIYPILSGVVTSIHVGLGDYVKQGQIMARIQSVEIAGFQKEYLDATNDVITAEKNLQVAKDLFSGKLNSERDIAMATKELEMAKAELKRIKEIYKIYNLKSGSSYNIVAPMSGFVITKTIFQNEQLRSTDAEALFTIAETKEIWAVANVNEIDISKIKEGYDVTVQTLAFPDHPYEAKIQKIYNVIDAQTKSMKIRISIPNEDFKLKPEMNCTVDVHYSENKQLISIPSSSIIFDKNKYWVMVFKNKHDIETREVEVYRELGKTSYIQTGLKPGEKIISDNGLLIYDALND from the coding sequence ATGAAAACAACTCGAAATAACATCCGCATCCATTTCGGAATTGCATGTTGCTCACTAATCCTAGGTGCTTGTAAAAGCAATGAACCAGAAATGGCTATCGAAACCTTCACAATGAGCGATTCCATGTTGAAAAAGTGTGCGTTTTATACAACAAGTAATGAAGTTGTAAAAAACAATATTCGCTTGTTTGGGAAAATTGAAGCTGATAACAACAAAATGGCTCAAATCTATCCAATCTTAAGTGGGGTTGTAACTTCCATTCATGTAGGACTTGGAGATTATGTGAAGCAAGGACAAATCATGGCAAGAATTCAGAGTGTCGAAATTGCAGGTTTTCAAAAAGAATATTTGGATGCAACAAATGATGTAATCACTGCTGAAAAGAATTTACAAGTAGCAAAAGATTTATTCTCTGGAAAATTAAACTCTGAAAGAGATATTGCAATGGCAACCAAGGAATTGGAAATGGCAAAAGCGGAATTAAAACGCATCAAAGAAATCTACAAAATTTACAATTTAAAATCAGGTTCTAGTTACAATATTGTAGCTCCAATGAGTGGATTTGTCATTACGAAAACAATCTTCCAAAACGAACAATTGCGTTCTACCGATGCTGAAGCGCTCTTTACAATTGCAGAAACAAAGGAAATTTGGGCTGTTGCCAATGTAAATGAAATCGATATCAGTAAAATCAAAGAAGGATACGATGTAACGGTTCAAACATTGGCTTTCCCAGATCATCCTTACGAAGCAAAAATTCAGAAAATCTACAATGTAATCGATGCACAAACAAAATCGATGAAAATCAGAATTTCAATACCAAATGAAGATTTCAAGTTGAAACCTGAGATGAACTGCACAGTGGATGTGCATTATTCAGAAAATAAGCAATTGATTTCCATTCCTTCTTCATCAATCATTTTCGACAAGAACAAATATTGGGTGATGGTATTTAAGAACAAACACGACATCGAAACCAGAGAAGTTGAAGTTTACCGAGAATTGGGAAAAACTTCTTATATCCAAACTGGACTCAAACCAGGAGAGAAAATTATTTCAGACAATGGTTTATTGATTTACGATGCCTTAAACGATTAA
- a CDS encoding efflux RND transporter permease subunit, whose translation MNNFIKNILSFSLKNKFFTFFWVGLLVVAGIISYIRIPIEAFPDVTNTQIIIVSEWNGRSAEEVERFVTTPVEIAMNSVQKKANVRSVTMFGLSVIKVIFEDDVEDFFARQQVNNLLKNVQLPEGVDADVQPPYGPTGEIFRYILTGKDRDSRDLLTIQNWTIDRELRSVAGVADVVAFGGQEKIYEISVDPVKLQQYNLTPLELYDAVSKSNLNVGGDVIEKNGQAYVVRGIGLLDNKSDIENTIVDIFNGNPLLVKNVATVQESSAPRVGQVGIGKNNDAVEGIVVMRKGENPSEVLARVKEKIEELNTSTLPSDVKMETFYDRDNLMSYCTETVMHNLLEGIVLVTVVVFVFMADWRTTVVVAVVIPLSLMFAFFMLYLKGMSANLISLGAIDFGIIIDGAVVMVEGIFVALDHKAKQVGTERFNKLAKMGLIRSTGVQMGKAIFFSKLIIISALLPIFAFEKVEGKMFSPLAWTLGFALLGALIFTLTLVPVMSSLLLNKNVKEKENFITRFVNKTIDRGFKWTFKRKKLTLLIAITCFGLTVVSTKWLGTEFLPPLNEGALWVTAELPMSTSLTESVKITNELREKLKNFPEVKAVLSQTGRSNDGTDPNGFYFVQFQVDLQPKSEWKRKITMDGIVDEMDRSLSVYQGITFNYSQPIIDNVAEAAAGIKASNAIKIYGDNLEKLDEYANQVIAQIKDVPGIKDVGILRNVGQPEMSVVLDEEKMAIYGVTKAEAQAVIEMAIGGKTATQKYEGEKKFDIRIRYDKDFRKNEEDILMLMIPTITGNRIPLKEVATVKEITGPAFIYRDNTKRFIGVKFSVRERDLGSTIAEAQANVTKNIKLPSGYKLGWTGEFENQVRASERLGQVVPISLVLIFILLFIMFNNAKDAGYVLINVPFALIGGILALHITGMNFGISAGVGFIALFGICVQNGVILISEFHKQAKSLDDLGMAIINAVKVRTRPVIMTAMMAAIGLLPAALSSGIGSESQKPLAIVIIGGLVTATVFTLLVFPIIYYKALHVRERKSQRS comes from the coding sequence ATGAACAATTTCATAAAAAATATCCTCTCATTCTCCCTGAAGAACAAGTTTTTCACGTTTTTCTGGGTAGGCTTACTAGTCGTTGCTGGAATAATTAGCTACATCCGAATTCCTATTGAAGCATTTCCAGATGTAACAAACACGCAAATCATTATCGTTTCTGAATGGAATGGACGAAGTGCTGAAGAAGTAGAACGATTTGTGACTACCCCTGTAGAAATTGCAATGAACAGTGTTCAGAAAAAAGCAAATGTGCGTAGTGTTACCATGTTTGGACTTTCTGTTATCAAAGTTATTTTCGAAGATGATGTAGAGGATTTTTTCGCGCGACAACAAGTCAATAATCTCTTGAAAAACGTACAACTTCCAGAAGGTGTTGATGCAGACGTTCAACCACCTTATGGACCAACGGGAGAAATTTTCAGGTACATTCTTACAGGAAAAGACCGTGACTCACGCGATTTACTAACCATCCAAAACTGGACAATTGACAGAGAATTGAGAAGTGTGGCAGGTGTGGCAGATGTTGTGGCATTTGGAGGACAAGAGAAAATCTATGAAATCTCCGTGGATCCCGTTAAACTACAACAATACAACCTCACTCCATTAGAACTCTACGATGCAGTTAGTAAGTCTAACCTAAATGTGGGTGGTGATGTTATCGAAAAAAATGGTCAGGCTTATGTCGTTCGTGGAATTGGACTTTTGGACAATAAATCGGACATTGAAAATACCATTGTAGACATTTTCAATGGAAATCCGCTTTTGGTAAAAAATGTAGCAACTGTTCAAGAATCGAGTGCTCCACGAGTAGGTCAAGTTGGAATTGGCAAAAACAACGATGCTGTAGAAGGAATTGTTGTGATGCGAAAAGGTGAAAACCCGAGTGAAGTTTTGGCGCGTGTAAAAGAGAAAATCGAAGAACTCAACACTTCCACTTTGCCTTCCGATGTAAAAATGGAGACCTTCTATGATCGAGATAACCTCATGAGTTATTGTACAGAGACAGTGATGCACAACTTGTTGGAAGGGATTGTCTTGGTAACTGTCGTGGTATTTGTCTTCATGGCAGATTGGAGGACAACAGTTGTCGTTGCTGTCGTCATTCCACTTTCCTTGATGTTTGCATTTTTCATGCTTTATCTCAAAGGAATGAGTGCAAACCTCATCTCATTGGGAGCAATAGACTTTGGAATCATCATTGATGGTGCTGTCGTCATGGTTGAGGGGATTTTTGTAGCACTAGACCACAAAGCCAAGCAAGTTGGAACAGAGCGCTTCAATAAACTGGCAAAAATGGGATTAATTCGCTCAACTGGAGTTCAAATGGGTAAAGCCATTTTCTTCTCCAAATTAATTATCATTTCGGCATTGCTTCCAATTTTCGCTTTTGAAAAAGTAGAAGGGAAAATGTTCTCCCCTTTGGCTTGGACACTTGGTTTCGCGCTACTTGGAGCATTAATTTTCACCTTAACCCTCGTTCCAGTAATGAGCTCTCTCCTACTCAACAAAAATGTAAAGGAGAAAGAAAATTTCATCACTCGATTTGTCAACAAAACAATCGACAGAGGGTTCAAATGGACATTCAAACGCAAAAAGCTCACGCTTCTCATTGCTATAACTTGTTTTGGTCTTACTGTTGTTTCCACAAAATGGTTAGGAACGGAATTTTTACCTCCTTTAAATGAAGGAGCGCTTTGGGTTACTGCTGAATTACCAATGAGTACTTCTTTAACTGAAAGTGTCAAAATCACGAATGAATTGCGCGAAAAGTTAAAGAACTTTCCAGAAGTAAAAGCCGTTCTTTCTCAAACAGGTCGAAGTAACGATGGAACAGATCCAAATGGATTCTACTTCGTTCAATTTCAGGTTGATTTACAGCCAAAATCAGAATGGAAACGAAAAATAACCATGGATGGAATTGTGGATGAAATGGATCGTAGCCTCAGTGTTTACCAAGGAATTACATTCAATTACTCACAACCAATTATTGATAATGTGGCAGAAGCTGCTGCTGGTATCAAAGCATCCAATGCCATCAAAATTTATGGTGACAACTTAGAAAAATTGGATGAATATGCCAATCAAGTAATTGCACAAATCAAAGATGTTCCAGGAATCAAAGATGTGGGAATTCTCCGAAATGTGGGGCAACCAGAAATGAGCGTTGTTTTGGACGAAGAAAAAATGGCTATTTATGGAGTAACCAAAGCCGAAGCACAAGCTGTGATTGAAATGGCGATCGGTGGAAAAACTGCCACACAGAAATACGAAGGAGAAAAGAAATTTGACATTCGCATTCGTTATGACAAAGATTTTCGTAAAAATGAAGAAGACATCTTGATGTTAATGATTCCTACTATTACGGGAAATCGTATTCCACTAAAAGAAGTTGCTACCGTGAAAGAAATCACAGGCCCAGCATTCATTTACCGCGACAATACGAAACGTTTTATCGGTGTGAAATTCTCGGTCCGTGAACGCGATTTAGGAAGTACCATTGCTGAGGCTCAAGCCAACGTAACGAAGAACATCAAACTTCCTTCTGGATATAAACTAGGCTGGACAGGTGAATTTGAAAATCAAGTTCGCGCAAGTGAGCGATTGGGACAAGTCGTTCCAATTAGTTTGGTTTTGATCTTCATCTTACTGTTTATCATGTTCAACAATGCCAAAGATGCAGGATATGTCCTAATTAATGTTCCTTTCGCATTAATTGGCGGTATTCTAGCACTTCATATTACTGGAATGAATTTTGGAATTTCGGCTGGAGTTGGATTCATTGCCTTATTCGGAATCTGTGTGCAGAATGGTGTAATTCTAATCTCAGAATTTCACAAACAAGCAAAATCCCTCGATGATTTAGGAATGGCAATTATTAATGCCGTAAAAGTGAGAACAAGACCCGTAATTATGACAGCTATGATGGCAGCGATTGGTTTATTGCCTGCGGCATTAAGCAGCGGAATTGGTTCTGAAAGTCAAAAACCTTTGGCAATTGTAATTATTGGTGGATTGGTTACTGCAACAGTCTTTACACTTTTAGTATTTCCAATTATTTACTACAAAGCATTGCATGTAAGAGAAAGGAAGAGTCAGCGTAGCTGA
- a CDS encoding T9SS C-terminal target domain-containing protein, with protein sequence MKKLIYLFIFILVSISGYGQPPCGSNPAAGNTCATATPICELNGYCGNTSSSYTPDAWGSAGAPFGCGFLGLSSCPGTGLIGAFCGSLENDSYLSFVASSSSVSIDVWVYNSTYGDGIQIMIFSGACGGNITSYYCDQLTPSASAQTVSATGLTPGNTYYILIDGFAGDVCDYTFAASSSSGISIPVDVTPVTSTICAGQSVTLTATGGNGTYNWNASPNLSGTTGAVVTATPPSTPGTYTYTVNSSGGNPMCPSATMATASITVNSCGGCTVSAGNSGDVCEGAPTFNLTATNVAGATWNWVGPNGFTSNVQNPTSVPVPTTAGSYTYTVTATVAGVPCTSTTTLVVNPTPTINAPISSICIGGTTSLTGSGTPHASTAWVSSNTAVATVSSSGVVTAVSVGTTTITYMNSGGCTITQVITVISLPTATIAGSTTICSGLNATITFAGTPNATVTYQVGGGPNQTILLDAAGNASLPVTPTTTTTYSLVSVQMNPPTGCSSPVTGSATVIISAPPTVDAVTSISVCSGATVSVPAFVSNPTGATFTWTNSNPSIGLAANGTGDIASFTGVNPGSSANTATITITPSLSGCVGTNGTFTISVLSPPIANAGTDVNICVNALSGNQIGQPPVAGNTYSWSPTVGLSDATIANPTVDISAPRVTNYVLTITNAGSCSSTDNVLVTINDLPAISISSDVISGCNPQNITFSSNVTNAVNCTWTFEGFGSQNVCGTVSQNYTNAGTFDVGLTVTDLNGCTNSVLQSDMITIFSQPDASFTATPTILTIDFPTVNTTNTSTDALTYTWDFGDGSTSTAFSPSHTYPETAGSYTIVLYAASGPCIDSAKVTVEIQDDLTYYIPNTFTPDGDEYNNVFKPIFNDAFDKQSYTMLIFNRWGEVLFETKDTEFGWDGTYNGELCKEGTYTWKIVIKKKTKDYRIDLNGHITILK encoded by the coding sequence ATGAAAAAGCTAATCTACCTTTTTATCTTTATTTTGGTAAGTATATCAGGATATGGACAACCGCCTTGTGGATCAAACCCTGCTGCTGGAAATACATGTGCAACTGCAACACCCATCTGTGAGTTGAATGGATATTGTGGGAATACTTCTTCTTCATATACTCCAGATGCTTGGGGATCTGCGGGAGCACCTTTTGGATGTGGATTTTTAGGTTTGAGTTCATGCCCAGGTACTGGATTGATTGGTGCCTTTTGTGGATCTTTAGAAAACGATTCTTATTTATCCTTTGTTGCTTCATCCTCTAGTGTTTCTATTGACGTTTGGGTTTATAATTCAACTTATGGAGACGGAATTCAAATCATGATATTTTCTGGAGCTTGTGGAGGAAATATTACTTCTTATTATTGTGATCAATTAACTCCATCAGCAAGTGCACAAACGGTTTCTGCAACGGGACTTACTCCTGGAAATACGTATTACATTTTGATTGATGGTTTTGCAGGAGATGTTTGTGACTATACTTTTGCAGCAAGTTCATCTTCAGGGATTTCTATTCCAGTAGATGTTACACCAGTAACTTCTACTATTTGTGCAGGACAATCAGTTACTTTGACAGCAACTGGAGGGAATGGAACATACAACTGGAATGCTTCACCAAATTTGAGTGGAACAACAGGAGCAGTTGTAACCGCAACTCCTCCATCAACTCCAGGAACATATACCTATACAGTAAATTCCTCCGGTGGAAATCCGATGTGTCCATCAGCAACGATGGCAACGGCATCAATTACTGTCAATTCTTGTGGAGGATGTACAGTTTCTGCTGGAAATAGTGGAGATGTTTGTGAAGGGGCTCCAACATTCAACTTAACTGCAACGAATGTGGCTGGAGCAACTTGGAACTGGGTGGGTCCCAACGGATTTACGTCAAATGTTCAAAATCCTACCTCGGTTCCCGTTCCAACAACAGCGGGTTCGTATACTTACACTGTAACTGCAACAGTTGCGGGAGTTCCGTGTACTTCAACGACTACTTTGGTTGTAAATCCTACTCCAACAATTAACGCACCGATTTCAAGTATTTGTATAGGTGGAACGACATCATTAACAGGTTCTGGAACGCCTCATGCTTCTACGGCTTGGGTTTCTTCCAATACAGCTGTTGCAACTGTTTCAAGTTCAGGAGTTGTAACGGCCGTTTCAGTTGGTACTACAACAATTACCTATATGAATTCTGGAGGATGTACGATAACACAAGTAATAACGGTTATTTCCTTACCTACAGCTACAATTGCTGGAAGTACTACAATTTGTAGTGGATTGAATGCAACAATTACATTTGCTGGAACTCCGAATGCAACAGTTACTTATCAAGTAGGTGGCGGACCCAATCAAACTATTTTATTGGATGCTGCTGGAAATGCTAGTTTGCCTGTTACACCAACAACAACGACAACATATTCTTTGGTAAGTGTGCAAATGAATCCGCCAACTGGATGTAGTTCGCCTGTAACAGGGTCAGCTACAGTAATTATTTCAGCACCTCCAACTGTTGATGCTGTTACTTCGATTAGTGTTTGTTCTGGAGCTACAGTTTCAGTTCCTGCTTTTGTTTCGAATCCAACAGGAGCAACTTTCACATGGACGAATAGCAATCCTTCGATTGGATTGGCAGCAAATGGAACGGGAGATATTGCCTCATTTACAGGTGTAAATCCAGGATCAAGCGCAAATACTGCTACCATTACGATTACTCCTTCTCTTAGTGGATGTGTTGGAACGAATGGAACATTTACAATTTCTGTCTTATCTCCGCCAATAGCAAATGCTGGAACTGATGTGAATATCTGTGTAAATGCTTTAAGTGGAAACCAAATAGGTCAACCGCCAGTTGCAGGAAATACCTATTCTTGGTCGCCAACAGTTGGATTAAGTGATGCAACAATTGCAAACCCAACAGTTGATATTAGTGCTCCAAGAGTAACGAATTATGTATTGACTATTACGAATGCGGGATCTTGTTCTTCAACAGATAATGTGCTCGTTACAATCAACGATTTACCTGCGATTTCGATTAGTAGCGATGTAATTTCAGGATGTAATCCTCAGAATATTACTTTTTCTAGTAATGTTACAAATGCAGTGAATTGCACTTGGACTTTCGAAGGGTTTGGTTCCCAAAATGTATGTGGTACTGTTAGTCAGAACTACACCAATGCGGGTACTTTTGATGTTGGATTAACTGTGACTGATCTGAATGGTTGTACAAATTCTGTACTGCAAAGTGATATGATTACCATTTTCTCACAGCCAGATGCAAGTTTTACCGCAACACCAACAATTCTTACAATTGATTTCCCTACGGTTAATACAACGAATACATCTACTGATGCATTAACTTATACTTGGGATTTTGGAGACGGATCTACAAGTACCGCATTTAGTCCAAGTCATACATACCCAGAAACAGCTGGATCTTATACGATTGTTTTATATGCAGCTTCAGGTCCTTGTATTGACTCTGCAAAAGTAACTGTTGAAATTCAAGATGATTTAACCTATTATATTCCAAATACATTCACTCCTGATGGAGATGAGTACAATAATGTTTTTAAACCGATTTTTAATGATGCATTTGACAAGCAGTCTTATACCATGCTTATTTTTAATCGCTGGGGAGAAGTTCTGTTTGAAACAAAGGATACGGAGTTTGGATGGGATGGAACTTACAACGGAGAGCTTTGTAAGGAAGGAACTTACACTTGGAAAATCGTGATTAAGAAGAAAACAAAAGATTACCGTATTGATCTCAATGGTCATATTACCATTTTGAAATAA
- a CDS encoding class I SAM-dependent methyltransferase — protein MNNDNNIQAVSLFNKLADSYQERFLSVEAYSESFEVLLSLLNQNSTVLDVACGPGNISKFLLNKRIDLQILGIDLAPNMIQWAKKNNPTAQFKVHNALQLELIPDTFDAIVIGFLFPYLSISQVKECISKARKLINTEGIIYISTMEDRYENSRFRSSSTGEQLLMHYYEASDLIEILEMNEFKVVFEKRQAYSINETESDTDLMLIAQKLS, from the coding sequence ATGAACAACGATAACAATATACAAGCAGTATCTCTATTTAACAAACTGGCAGATTCTTACCAAGAGCGGTTTTTATCCGTGGAAGCCTATTCAGAAAGTTTTGAGGTTTTGTTATCATTACTGAACCAAAACAGTACTGTTTTAGATGTTGCTTGCGGACCTGGAAATATCTCTAAATTCTTGCTAAATAAACGAATTGATTTGCAAATTCTAGGAATTGATTTAGCTCCAAATATGATCCAATGGGCAAAAAAAAATAATCCAACTGCGCAATTTAAAGTTCATAATGCGCTTCAATTGGAGTTAATTCCAGATACTTTTGATGCAATCGTAATAGGCTTTCTATTTCCTTATTTATCAATAAGTCAAGTGAAAGAATGTATTTCGAAAGCCCGTAAATTAATAAATACAGAGGGAATTATCTACATCAGTACCATGGAAGATCGCTATGAAAACTCTCGTTTTCGTTCATCTAGTACAGGCGAACAATTGCTCATGCATTATTACGAAGCTTCCGATTTAATTGAGATACTGGAAATGAATGAATTCAAGGTCGTTTTTGAAAAAAGACAGGCTTACTCCATCAATGAAACTGAAAGCGATACCGATTTAATGTTGATAGCCCAGAAATTAAGCTGA
- the lysA gene encoding diaminopimelate decarboxylase, whose translation MNSKLLESVASKFGTPVYVYDEAKIISQYNRLKNAFGSQEVKLHYAMKALSNINVLKTLKNQGAGLDAVSIEEVHLGLRAGFEASEIMYTPNGVAFSEIEEAVALGVIINIDNLSVLEHFGMVFGSLVPVCIRLNPHIMAGGHANISVGHIDSKFGISIHQLRHIQRIVDHYKLHIVGLHMHTGSDIVDADVFLQGADLLYEAATHFPELEFMDFGSGFKVAYKEGDFVTPIEEIGLKIGESFKNFCKEYGRELELWFEPGKFLVSESGVLLVSVNVVKQTTSTVFLGVNSGQNHLIRPMFYNAYHRIENISNPKGHKKLYSVVGYICETDTFGYDRPISEAKVGDSLAIYNTGAYGFSMSNQYNSRLRPAEVYVRDGNAFLIRERESLEDIIRNEIDLSKSTTAATQIHEDE comes from the coding sequence ATGAACTCAAAACTCTTAGAATCTGTAGCAAGTAAATTTGGAACCCCAGTTTATGTGTATGACGAAGCAAAAATTATTTCGCAATACAACCGTTTAAAAAATGCATTTGGATCTCAGGAAGTGAAATTGCACTATGCAATGAAAGCTTTGAGTAATATCAATGTATTGAAAACGCTTAAGAATCAAGGTGCTGGTTTAGATGCAGTTTCAATTGAAGAGGTTCATTTAGGGTTAAGAGCGGGTTTTGAAGCTTCTGAAATTATGTATACTCCAAATGGAGTTGCTTTTTCTGAAATAGAGGAAGCGGTGGCACTTGGGGTCATAATCAATATAGATAATTTGAGTGTTTTAGAGCATTTTGGGATGGTTTTCGGTTCGCTTGTGCCAGTCTGTATTCGATTGAATCCACACATTATGGCTGGTGGACACGCCAATATTTCAGTTGGCCATATCGATTCCAAATTTGGAATTTCAATTCATCAATTGCGTCATATTCAACGAATTGTTGATCATTACAAGCTCCATATCGTTGGTTTACACATGCATACGGGCAGTGATATTGTGGATGCAGATGTGTTTTTACAAGGTGCTGATTTATTGTATGAGGCAGCTACTCATTTTCCTGAATTGGAATTCATGGATTTTGGTTCCGGATTTAAAGTAGCCTATAAAGAAGGTGATTTCGTTACTCCCATTGAAGAAATTGGACTGAAAATAGGTGAATCCTTTAAGAACTTTTGCAAAGAATATGGAAGAGAGCTGGAATTGTGGTTTGAGCCAGGAAAGTTTCTTGTAAGTGAAAGCGGTGTATTATTAGTTTCTGTAAATGTGGTGAAGCAAACAACATCTACTGTTTTTTTAGGAGTAAACAGCGGTCAAAATCATTTAATCCGTCCTATGTTTTACAACGCTTATCACCGAATTGAGAATATTTCGAATCCTAAAGGACATAAAAAATTGTATTCGGTTGTAGGCTATATCTGTGAAACGGACACTTTTGGATATGATCGACCAATTTCTGAAGCGAAGGTTGGCGACAGTTTAGCTATTTACAATACTGGAGCTTATGGATTTAGTATGAGTAATCAATATAATTCCCGATTGAGACCTGCTGAGGTTTATGTAAGAGATGGAAATGCTTTTTTAATTCGAGAAAGAGAGAGTTTGGAGGATATTATTAGAAACGAGATTGATTTATCTAAAAGTACAACTGCTGCTACACAAATACATGAAGATGAATAA
- a CDS encoding DUF4139 domain-containing protein, with protein MKKQILNLLLVLTPMFNFAQNIHEQVLKTEIKRVKLFLTAGEMTHETPVKLVKGRNKIIFSGISAFADPRTIQFTGSGNFRLVSISTEMDFLAAEQWNPRIKTLADSLEQLKDRYQLNVDLLSSYQAELGILNTNKDLKGQNTLTIDQIKAAGEYYRTRTFEINKTITKIKKEQEVLSIKINEARFQLTELNYTENQRSNQVIVLIDVDNNTDISGVLKYLVSDCGWAATYDLSASDLNQPINLKYKAQVYNNTGNDWKNVGLTLSTSDPLLSAASPILNPFYLRAGEQADYTKKSNFQPIQQKTELRNDVMNEINMANQRAYDNYVLDQKASDVFSSDRAGFKNEGKKVSTVAMKQIEISDLNVEFLIPHPFSCPTDAKPYIVEIKEINMPATFTHVSIPKLDQGSFLLANIVGWQDLDLIPGPTNVYFAGNYVGVSEINTNNVDDTLSLSFGRDSKIQVLRKLKSEMSTKKISGSTKKDTYFYDIQVRNNRTVPVKINVFDQIPLSTSSEITVTVETVGTGKKNDLTGEVSYMVTLQPGESVNLELGYSVKYPKNAKISTRTYRTISCPSF; from the coding sequence ATGAAAAAACAGATTTTAAACCTACTCTTGGTTCTAACACCAATGTTCAACTTTGCTCAAAACATCCATGAACAAGTTTTAAAGACTGAAATTAAGCGAGTAAAACTATTCCTTACTGCGGGAGAAATGACCCATGAAACGCCCGTGAAATTGGTGAAAGGGAGAAACAAAATTATCTTTTCAGGAATTTCTGCTTTTGCAGATCCTAGAACCATTCAATTTACTGGATCAGGAAATTTCAGACTCGTTTCAATTTCTACAGAGATGGATTTTTTAGCTGCAGAACAATGGAATCCAAGAATAAAAACATTAGCTGATTCCTTGGAACAATTAAAAGACCGTTATCAATTGAATGTAGATTTATTGAGTTCTTATCAGGCTGAACTTGGAATTTTGAATACGAATAAGGATTTAAAGGGCCAAAACACCTTGACAATCGACCAAATAAAAGCTGCGGGAGAATATTACCGAACACGAACTTTCGAAATAAATAAAACGATTACCAAAATCAAAAAAGAACAAGAAGTATTGTCCATTAAAATAAATGAGGCTCGTTTTCAATTAACAGAACTAAATTATACCGAAAATCAACGCAGTAACCAAGTGATTGTCCTGATTGATGTTGATAACAACACGGATATTTCAGGAGTTTTGAAGTATTTGGTTTCTGATTGTGGTTGGGCAGCAACTTATGATCTGTCAGCTAGCGATTTAAATCAACCCATTAATTTGAAATACAAAGCACAAGTATACAATAACACGGGAAACGATTGGAAGAATGTTGGATTGACATTAAGCACTTCAGATCCACTTTTGAGCGCAGCTTCTCCTATTTTGAACCCTTTCTATTTGCGAGCTGGAGAACAAGCTGATTATACAAAGAAATCAAACTTCCAACCTATTCAGCAAAAAACAGAATTGCGCAATGATGTGATGAATGAAATTAACATGGCCAACCAACGTGCTTATGATAATTATGTACTGGATCAAAAAGCTTCAGATGTGTTTTCATCTGATAGAGCTGGATTTAAAAACGAAGGAAAAAAGGTTAGCACCGTTGCCATGAAGCAAATTGAAATTTCTGATTTGAATGTGGAATTTCTTATCCCTCATCCTTTCTCATGCCCTACGGATGCTAAACCATATATCGTAGAAATCAAAGAAATTAACATGCCAGCTACTTTTACACATGTTTCCATTCCAAAACTCGATCAAGGTTCATTCTTATTGGCAAATATTGTTGGCTGGCAAGATTTGGATTTAATTCCTGGACCAACAAACGTTTATTTTGCTGGAAATTATGTTGGAGTAAGTGAAATAAACACCAACAATGTAGATGATACTTTAAGTTTGTCTTTTGGGCGTGATTCTAAAATTCAAGTTTTACGCAAACTGAAATCGGAAATGAGTACAAAGAAAATTTCTGGAAGCACGAAAAAAGATACGTATTTCTACGATATACAAGTTCGAAATAACCGAACTGTTCCAGTAAAAATCAATGTATTTGACCAAATTCCGCTTTCCACTTCAAGTGAAATTACCGTTACTGTAGAAACCGTGGGAACTGGTAAGAAAAATGATTTAACAGGAGAAGTATCCTATATGGTTACGTTGCAACCTGGAGAAAGTGTCAACTTAGAATTGGGTTATTCTGTGAAATATCCAAAAAATGCAAAAATTAGCACCCGAACTTATAGGACGATAAGCTGTCCTAGTTTTTAG